A single Seriola aureovittata isolate HTS-2021-v1 ecotype China chromosome 19, ASM2101889v1, whole genome shotgun sequence DNA region contains:
- the LOC130187293 gene encoding LOW QUALITY PROTEIN: cytochrome c oxidase subunit 7A2, mitochondrial (The sequence of the model RefSeq protein was modified relative to this genomic sequence to represent the inferred CDS: inserted 1 base in 1 codon), with product MYRHVFGLQQVARRSISSSARRXVENRVPEKQKLFQEDNGLPVHLKGGPADALLYRATMALTVFGTGYVLYELWNAAYPKKN from the exons ATGTACAGACACGTATTT GGTTTGCAGCAGGTTGCCCGGCGGAGTATCTCCAGCTCTGCCCGCC GGGTGGAGAACAGAGTCCCAGAGAAACAGAAGCTGTTTCAG gaggaCAACGGGCTGCCGGTTCATTTAAAAGGAGGCCCAGCAGACGCTCTGCTCTACAGAGCAACGATGGCGCTGACTGTCTTCG GAACCGGATACGTCCTGTACGAGCTGTGGAACGCAGCGTACCCTAAGAAGAATTAA